In Juglans microcarpa x Juglans regia isolate MS1-56 chromosome 8D, Jm3101_v1.0, whole genome shotgun sequence, the following are encoded in one genomic region:
- the LOC121243645 gene encoding putative wall-associated receptor kinase-like 16: MAFNGKLLQPLLVLGELIVLMILVASVASTPNSGCDRRCGSVKIPYPFGTSEGCYLDSTFLITCNNTIIHGPKPSLGPDMFVEDISVLDGELRVSNPVASLCKVLKQSGEGKPTVPSRTKQAIPCSQTKGTYSRCIDGGEPISISVNYSGNSALFKLSNFRISNKRNKITAVGCGVYSFIQGSVEQKGFTTGCLSLCNSNVSDVVNGSCSGIGCCQTSIPKGATEFDLSVRSLSEYNTTTLDIGECAFGFIVDEKAYNFSSLDFSDLLDRKTVPLVLDWAVGNETCKDAEKNMDSYACKANNSYCYDSSNGPGYRCNCSDGYQGNPYLPVGPDSCQDINECISLEKPCAGNATCNNTDGNYTCTCQHGYEGDGRMPPGIGCRPRESQSRIIAIALGISSGLLVLLLGSSLVYWVLQKRKLIKLKEKWFQQNGGMMLQQRLPNQTGSTETAKVFSTEELEKATDNYNKSRVLGQGGYGVVYKGILSDNRVVAIKKSKIGDQSQIEQFINEVIVLTQINHRNVVKLLGCCLETEVPMLVYEFITNGTLSDHLHDKSRSSLLSWDNRLKIATESAGALAYLHFEASMPIIHRDVKTANILLDENHTAKVSDFGASRLVPLDQTQLTTLVQGTLGYLDPEYFHTSHLTEKSDVYSFGVVLAELLTGKKVISLDRPESERNLATYFVSMVKDDRLVEVLDDNIHNGSYIEELKKVANVAKRCLSVKGDDRPSMKEVAVELDGLRVQEKKARKEANLNTEESEYFLHPSTHSLSIDVGVGYSSTSTIDSMGNQALKPTDDGR, from the exons ATGGCCTTCAATGGAAAGCTTTTGCAACCTCTGCTAGTACTTGGGGAACTGATCGTGTTGATGATTTTAGTAGCGTCAGTAGCATCTACACCCAATTCAGGATGTGACCGTAGATGTGGAAGTGTTAAAATCCCCTACCCATTTGGAACAAGCGAGGGTTGTTACCTTGACTCAACATTTCTCATCACTTGTAACAACACAATAATACATGGGCCAAAACCATCTCTGGGCCCTGATATGTTTGTCGAGGACATATCAGTATTGGATGGGGAACTGCGAGTCTCAAACCCCGTAGCCAGTCTTTGTAAAGTCCTCAAGCAAAGCGGCGAAGGAAAACCGACAGTGCCAAGTAGAACCAAACAGGCTATACCATGCTCTCAAACAAAGGGAACTTACTCAAGATGCATCGATGGCGGGGAGCCTATTAGCATAAGTGTCAACTACAGTGGCAACTCTGCCTTGTTCAAGCTGTCAAATTTTCGCATCTCAAATAAGAGGAACAAGATCACTGCCGTGGGTTGTGGCGTTTATTCGTTTATTCAAGGCTCTGTGGAACAAAAGGGCTTCACTACTGGATGCTTATCACTCTGTAACTCCAATGTCAGCGATGTGGTTAACGGGTCATGCTCTGGTATTGGCTGTTGTCAGACTTCTATTCCAAAAGGAGCGACCGAATTTGATCTAAGTGTTCGGAGCTTGAGCGAGTACAACACGACAACTCTTGACATCGGTGAATGTGCTTTCGGCTTTATAGTGGACGaaaaagcatacaacttttcatcTTTGGATTTCTCAGATTTACTGGATAGAAAGACTGTACCCCTGGTGCTTGATTGGGCAGTTGGGAATGAGACATGTAAAGATGCTGAGAAAAATATGGATAGCTACGCATGTAAGGCAAACAATAGTTATTGTTACGATTCCAGCAACGGCCCTGGGTATCGTTGCAATTGCTCCGATGGTTATCAAGGGAACCCATACCTCCCTGTTGGACCCGACAGTTGCCAAG ATATCAACGAGTGCATTTCGCTTGAGAAACCTTGCGCTGGTAATGCAACATGCAACAACACTGATGGAAATTACACATGTACTTGTCAACATGGGTACGAAGGAGATGGGAGGATGCCACCCGGAATAGGTTGCAGACCTAGAGAAAGCCAATCTAGAATTATTGCCATTGCACTCG GTATTAGCAGTGGCCTCCTAGTGCTCCTTTTGGGAAGTTCTTTGGTATATTGGGTACTGCAGAAAAGAAAGCTCATTAAACTCAAAGAGAAGTGGTTCCAACAAAATGGTGGCATGATGTTACAGCAAAGGCTTCCAAATCAAACAGGATCCACGGAGACAGCAAAAGTCTTCAGCACTGAAGAACTTGAGAAGGCAACCGACAATTACAACAAGAGCAGAGTCCTCGGCCAAGGAGGCTATGGTGTGGTTTATAAAGGAATATTGTCGGATAATAGAGTGGTTGCGATTAAAAAGTCAAAAATTGGAGATCAAAGTCAGATTGAACAATTCATAAATGAGGTAATTGTGCTTACTCAAATCAACCATAGAAATGTTGTTAAACTATTAGGTTGTTGTTTGGAAACAGAAGTGCCCATGCTAGTCTATGAATTCATCACAAATGGAACACTTTCTGATCATCTTCATGATAAAAGCCGATCTTCCTTACTCTCATGGGACAATCGTCTTAAAATAGCAACAGAAAGTGCAGGGGCCCTTGCATACTTACATTTTGAAGCTTCTATGCCAATTATACACCGAGATGTAAAAACTGCAAATATACTTTTGGATGAAAACCACACAGCAAAAGTATCAGATTTTGGAGCTTCAAGACTCGTTCCTCTTGATCAAACACAATTAACTACTTTGGTGCAAGGAACATTAGGATACTTGGATCCTGAATACTTTCATACTAGTCATCTAACAGAAAAAAGTGATGTCTATAGTTTTGGTGTTGTATTAGCAGAGTTACTGACTGGTAAGAAAGTGATTTCTTTGGATAGGCCTGAAAGTGAGAGAAATTTGGCAACATACTTTGTTTCTATGGTAAAAGATGATCGCTTAGTAGAAGTTCTTGATGACAACATTCACAATGGAAGTTATATCGAAGAACTAAAGAAAGTTGCTAATGTTGCAAAAAGATGCCTAAGTGTCAAAGGAGATGATAGGCCTAGTATGAAGGAGGTGGCGGTGGAGCTGGATGGACTGAGAGTTCAGGAAAAGAAGGCAAGAAAAGAAGCTAATCTCAACACAGAAGAGAGTGAGTATTTTCTTCATCCATCCACACACTCTTTAAGCATTGATGTTGGCGTTGGCTATTCTTCCACAAGTACCATTGATAGCATGGGAAATCAAGCACTAAAACCAACGGATGATGGCAGATAA
- the LOC121243648 gene encoding wall-associated receptor kinase 2-like, whose amino-acid sequence MALHGKLLEQLVVLLHLIIWVQLVLAAPQPNDPSCNRTCGSVNIIYPFGTSKECCLNPSFLIKCDYSLQPPKPFLGVDNIEVLNISPDDGELRVSNLVFRSCEWWPVYDNQPSLRRISALLNLSKFRISHEKNSIFAVGCNFFAYISGWKGQHYTFMSGCTSFCGKRTGLVNGSCSGLGCCHSAIPENATKYNLTVQSIYTNGSSRISGQSCGLGFIGETQAYNFSTLDFENLTNRETVPLVLDWAIGNTTCEDAQKNPSSYLCKAANSNCSEPNALGYLCKCPEGYQGNPYILDGEDGSCQDINECKDHPNPCNANATCINTNGSYICTCLEGYKGDGRMPPGTGCNKKPGQSKIIINIALGISISLLILLVGTSWVYWVMQRRKLIKLKEKFFQQNGGLILQRQLLNHKESIESAKIFSAKELGKATNNYDKSRVLGQGGFGTVYKGVLSDDKVVAIKKSNVVDQSQIEQFINEVVVLTKINHKNVVKLLGCCLETEVPLLVYEFITNGTLFDHIHDKNLSSSLSWEKRLKVASETAGALAYIHFETSMSIIHRDVKTTNILLDDNHTAKVSDFGASRLVPLDHTRLTTVVQGTLGYLDPEYFHTSQLTEKSDVYSFGVVIAELLTSERALSMDRPEAERNLAMHFVIAMKEDRLLQIIDECILTEGNIEEIKEVANIAKKCLKVRGEDRPSMKEVTKELERLRLSEKHSLKKVDPNTQQITKHLPYAPTHSLGIDVDVGSSSMSTIVADDSMKNQILKPTDNDAR is encoded by the exons ATGGCTTTGCATGGAAAGCTTTTGGAACAACTAGTAGTGCTGCTACATCTAATTATTTGGGTCCAGCTAGTTTTAGCAGCGCCTCAACCCAATGATCCGAGCTGCAACCGCACATGCGGATCTGTTAATATCATCTACCCATTTGGTACAAGCAAGGAGTGCTGCCTGAATCCATCTTTTCTCATCAAATGTGACTACTCTTTACAGCCCCCAAAACCATTTCTGGGCGTTGATAATATAGAAGTCCTCAACATCTCTCCTGATGACGGTGAACTTCGAGTCTCAAACTTGGTATTCCGTAGTTGCGAATGGTGGCCAGTGTATGATAATCAGCCTAGTCTCCGCCGCATCTCTGCCTTGCTCAACTTGTCGAAGTTTAGAATCTCACATGAGAAGAACAGTATCTTTGCCGTCGGTTGTAACTTTTTCGCCTACATAAGTGGCTGGAAGGGACAACATTATACGTTCATGTCTGGATGCACATCATTTTGTGGCAAAAGGACCGGTTTGGTTAACGGCTCTTGCTCCGGCCTTGGCTGTTGCCATTCGGCTATCCCAGAAAACGCAACGAAATATAATTTGACCGTTCAGAGCATTTACACTAATGGATCCAGCAGAATCTCGGGGCAATCATGTGGTTTAGGTTTTATAGGGGAAACACAGGCATACAACTTTTCCAccttagattttgaaaatttaacgAACAGGGAAACTGTACCCCTGGTGCTTGATTGGGCAATTGGAAATACGACGTGCGAAGATGCTCAGAAAAATCCGTCAAGCTATTTATGCAAAGCAGCGAATAGTAATTGTTCGGAACCCAACGCTCTTGGGTATCTTTGCAAGTGCCCCGAAGGTTATCAAGGGAACCCATACATTCTTGATGGAGAAGATGGTAGTTGCCAAG ATATTAATGAGTGCAAAGATCATCCGAATCCCTGCAATGCTAATGCAACATGTATCAACACTAACGGGAGCTACATATGTACTTGTCTCGAGGGATATAAAGGCGATGGGAGGATGCCGCCTGGTACAGGTTGCAATAAAAAACCTGGTCAATCCAAGATCATCATTAATATTGCCTTAG GTATCAGCATAAGCCTCTTGATCCTGCTTGTGGGAACTTCGTGGGTATATTGGGTAATGCAAAGAAGAAAGCTCATAAAACTGAAAGAGAAGTTCTTCCAACAAAATGGTGGCTTAATCTTACAACGACAACTCTTGAATCACAAAGAATCTATTGAGTCAGCCAAAATCTTTAGTGCAAAAGAGCTTGGAAAGGCCACTAACAACTATGATAAAAGTAGAGTCCTTGGCCAAGGAGGATTTGGAACTGTTTATAAAGGAGTTTTATCAGATGACAAAGTGGTGGCCATTAAGAAGTCCAATGTTGTTGATCAAAGCCAGATTGAGCAATTTATAAATGAGGTGGTTGTGCTTACTAAAATTAATCATAAGAATGTGGTTAAGTTATTAGGTTGTTGTCTTGAGACTGAAGTACCCTTACTAGTATACGAGTTCATCACGAATGGAACACTTTTTGACCATATTCATGATAAGAACCTATCATCCTCGCTCTCATGGGAAAAACGTTTGAAGGTAGCATCGGAAACCGCAGGAGCCCTAGCATACATACATTTTGAGACTTCTATGTCTATTATACATAGAGATGTGAAAACTACAAATATACTTCTGGATGATAACCACACAGCAAAAGTGTCTGACTTTGGAGCTTCCAGACTGGTTCCTCTTGACCACACACGATTAACAACCGTGGTGCAGGGAACTTTGGGATACTTGGACCCAGAATACTTCCATACCAGCCAACTAACTGAAAAAAGTGATGTCTATAGTTTTGGTGTTGTTATTGCAGAGCTACTGACAAGTGAAAGGGCACTTTCCATGGATAGGCCTGAAGCTGAAAGAAATCTAGCAATGCATTTTGTTATTGCAATGAAAGAGGATCGCCTACTTCAAATTATTGATGAATGCATTCTTACAGAAGGTAATATTGAGGAAATAAAGGAAGTTGCTAATATAGCAAAAAAGTGCTTAAAGGTAAGAGGGGAGGATAGGCCTAGCATGAAGGAAGTAACAAAGGAGCTTGAGAGATTAAGACTTTCGGAAAAACACTCGTTGAAAAAGGTTGATCCCAATACACAACAGATCACTAAGCATTTGCCCTATGCACCTACACATTCTTTGGGAATTGATGTTGACGTCGGCAGCTCTTCTATGAGTACCATTGTTGCAGATGATAGCATGAAAAATCAAATACTGAAACCAACAGATAATGATGCTAGATAA